From the genome of Gemmatimonas phototrophica, one region includes:
- a CDS encoding LysR family transcriptional regulator, whose amino-acid sequence MDGILLRAFVETADAGSLSRAAGLLGLSQPSLTAQIQRLERHLGAALFTRHGRGMTMTEAGKALYPRALRLLDELRETEHAVRREGEDEAATLSVGAIPTVAPYVLPAALRRLRVRNGTLRVELREDYSAVLARQLLDGVLDVVIAALPYAFEHLDAEPLGSDALVVAVPAAHPAARAGRITLAQLRDAPAVTLDPAHCLGEQVAGFCSSRQVHPSVVCRSAQLATVLELVGAEVGISIVPAMAAARHNTPQTAYVPLAEHTLQREIVAVWRRGAIQTPAARAFVDCVREVVRGW is encoded by the coding sequence ATGGACGGGATACTTTTGCGGGCGTTCGTGGAGACTGCCGACGCCGGCTCACTGAGCCGGGCTGCGGGGCTCCTGGGGTTGTCGCAGCCGTCGCTGACGGCGCAAATCCAGCGACTCGAGCGGCATCTCGGTGCCGCGCTCTTTACCCGGCATGGTCGCGGGATGACGATGACCGAGGCGGGCAAAGCGCTGTACCCCCGCGCCTTACGCCTGTTGGATGAACTGCGGGAGACCGAGCACGCGGTGCGCCGGGAGGGGGAGGACGAGGCAGCCACGCTCAGTGTGGGCGCCATTCCGACGGTCGCGCCGTACGTATTACCCGCCGCGCTGCGACGGCTGCGCGTTCGCAACGGCACGTTGCGAGTTGAGCTCCGCGAGGATTATAGCGCCGTACTGGCGCGTCAGTTGCTTGATGGTGTTCTTGATGTGGTAATAGCTGCCCTGCCGTACGCCTTCGAGCATTTGGATGCGGAACCGCTCGGCTCCGATGCGCTGGTCGTGGCGGTGCCCGCGGCGCATCCCGCGGCGCGAGCTGGGCGCATCACCCTGGCGCAGCTTCGCGACGCCCCCGCGGTCACACTCGATCCCGCCCATTGCCTGGGTGAGCAGGTGGCAGGGTTCTGTTCCAGCCGCCAGGTGCATCCGTCGGTTGTGTGCCGCAGTGCGCAGCTGGCCACCGTGCTGGAGTTGGTGGGGGCGGAGGTCGGTATCTCGATTGTGCCCGCCATGGCAGCCGCCCGCCACAACACCCCGCAGACCGCCTACGTGCCGCTCGCCGAGCATACGCTGCAGCGCGAAATCGTGGCGGTATGGCGTCGGGGGGCCATTCAGACACCGGCGGCACGGGCGTTCGTGGACTGCGTCCGCGAGGTCGTCCGGGGCTGGTAG